A stretch of the Drosophila suzukii unplaced genomic scaffold, CBGP_Dsuzu_IsoJpt1.0 scf_24, whole genome shotgun sequence genome encodes the following:
- the LOC139354813 gene encoding high mobility group nucleosome-binding domain-containing protein 5-like, protein MARQKGDKDGKNSKGEDSGFENFEDDGGTTQKEGGYKSNSKGRDKSNGKDGGIQSFNEEDGDKSNGQDGGIQSYDEEDGETNGKDAEGNDKVAGSILRIRGKRNKNYTEDDMHNQAGENSRNAKSSERKIAMPKGIGRTSAGSRSGRNDRAMRAVRGDILLRNA, encoded by the coding sequence ATGGCGAGACAAAAAGGAGACAAAGACGGCAAAAATAGTAAAGGCGAAGACAGCGGCTTCGAGAACTTTGAAGACGACGGCGGAACTACCCAGAAAGAAGGCGGCTACAAAAGTAACAGCAAAGGCAGAGACAAAAGTAACGGCAAAGACGGCGGCATCCAGAGTTTCAACGAAGAAGACGGCGACAAAAGTAACGGCCAAGACGGCGGCATCCAGAGTTACGACGAAGAAGACGGCGAAACTAACGGCAAAGATGCTGAAGGGAATGACAAAGTTGCTGGCAGCATTCTCAGAATTAGAGGCAAACGGAACAAAAACTATACAGAAGACGACATGCACAACCAGGCTGGAGAGAATTCTAGGAACGCAAAAAGCAGCGAACGTAAAATTGCAATGCCAAAGGGCATTGGACGTACGAGTGCAGGAAGTCGAAGCGGGAGAAATGATCGTGCTATGCGTGCGGTAAGAGGGGACATTTTGTTGCGAAATGCTTGa